The genomic interval ACGGTCAATCCGGGTGGTCTCGATGTCGATCTCACCAACTCGGGCAGCGTGACCGTTGCGGCGATTGCGCGCGGTGCGGGTTCTTCGACCTTCACCACGACCTCGACCACCGGCACGGGCACGACGCTGGTGACCAACACCAACACCTTTACCACCTTCGCCTCGAACGCCTCGGCGGTCGGCATTGCGCTGATCGGCGGCGACGTGAATGGCAGCGCGACCAATACGGGCTCGATCATCGTCGATGCCTGGACGGGTTCGGGTGGCGAGGCCTCGGCCACGGGTGTTCTGGTGAGCGACAATGACGGCACGGGCGATGGCGCCTCGACCTTCGTGTTCACCAATGATGGTGGCCTCATCCAGGTTCGCGAGAGCGTGGACGATGGTGCGACCTTCACCCGCGGGATGGCGATCGACGTGTCGACCGCCGGTGTGCCGAGCACGATCAACCTCTTGGGTGACGGCTCGATCTACGGCAACATCCACGTGGCCGATGGCGATGTCATCAATGTCGAGGCAGGCGAGACCCGCTTCGATGGCCTGTTCAACCCCGACATGGAGTATGTGGGCACGCTCAACATCGCCAATGGCGGTGCGCTGTTCCTGGTTGACGATCCGCTGCGGATGGACCCGACCTATGACGGTCCGGCGGGCGGCTATCTCGACACGCTCAATGTTGCGGCTGACGGGACGATCATCTTCAACCTGCCGTCCTACGAGGACTCGGACCTGGCGGAGGCTGCCTACCCGCAGATCTTCACCAACACCGCGAACCTCGACGGCACGCTGCTGGTGCGCCCGCAGAGCGATACGGGTCTCTATGAGGACGATTACTTCTTCGACAATGTGATCGAGGCGGACGTTCGCAACGGGACCTTCTCGACCTGCGAGGTGGATGGTTTTGAAGACAGCATCTTCCTGCAGCTTGAATGTATCTACGATGCGGAGAGCAATGTTGATCTGGGCTTTGCGCGGATCGCGTTCACCGACTTCGGGTTCAACAGCCAGAACCAGCTGTCGGTCGCCGAAGCGATCGAGTGCTTCTACGGTCCCGACCTCGAGGGCGGCGCGCAGGCGCTGGCGATCGAGCTGCTCGAGATCCAGGACGAAGCGGTCTATCTCGATGCGCTGGATCAGCTGTCGGGTGCGGGCTATGCCAGCTACCTCCAGTCGATGCACAGCTTCGGTGCGCGCTTCAACCAGCTGCTGGGTGACGTGAGCGACTGCGAAGTGCCGAGCCTGGAGAACATCCTGGTAGAGTGCCGCGGCGAGACGGGTATCCGCCTGTTCGGTACGCTGGACTTCTCGAACTCCAACAATGACGGCGATGTCGAGAGCCGGGGCTACTCGGCCGATGCGTGGACCGCGATGGTCGGCGCCGACTTTGCCCTGTCGCCCAATACGAGCATCGGCCTGTCGGTGGCCAAGGTGGGCAACCATCTCGACTTTACCGACGGCATGACGGTCGAGGCCGACGGCTACCAGGCGGGTGCCTACATCACCTATGATGAGGGCGCAGGTCTCTATGCCAAGGTGCTGGGCAGCTATGCCTGGATGGACGGTGACAGCAGCCGGACGGTCAATATCGGCGGCGGCGACTTTGCCGGCACGATCGTTGGCGATCCGGACATCCGCCAGTGGACGCTGGGTGCCGAGCTTGGCTACCGGGTCGATCTTGGCGGTGCGACGGTGACGCCGTACGGCATGGTCGATTACATCAACACCGAGCTGAAGGGCTTCAAGGAGACGGGCCTCGACGGCGCGAATCTGGTGGTCAACGATGCCGACGAGAACCGCACCTACACGACGCTGGGTGCCAA from Sphingomicrobium sediminis carries:
- a CDS encoding autotransporter outer membrane beta-barrel domain-containing protein, whose product is TVNPGGLDVDLTNSGSVTVAAIARGAGSSTFTTTSTTGTGTTLVTNTNTFTTFASNASAVGIALIGGDVNGSATNTGSIIVDAWTGSGGEASATGVLVSDNDGTGDGASTFVFTNDGGLIQVRESVDDGATFTRGMAIDVSTAGVPSTINLLGDGSIYGNIHVADGDVINVEAGETRFDGLFNPDMEYVGTLNIANGGALFLVDDPLRMDPTYDGPAGGYLDTLNVAADGTIIFNLPSYEDSDLAEAAYPQIFTNTANLDGTLLVRPQSDTGLYEDDYFFDNVIEADVRNGTFSTCEVDGFEDSIFLQLECIYDAESNVDLGFARIAFTDFGFNSQNQLSVAEAIECFYGPDLEGGAQALAIELLEIQDEAVYLDALDQLSGAGYASYLQSMHSFGARFNQLLGDVSDCEVPSLENILVECRGETGIRLFGTLDFSNSNNDGDVESRGYSADAWTAMVGADFALSPNTSIGLSVAKVGNHLDFTDGMTVEADGYQAGAYITYDEGAGLYAKVLGSYAWMDGDSSRTVNIGGGDFAGTIVGDPDIRQWTLGAELGYRVDLGGATVTPYGMVDYINTELKGFKETGLDGANLVVNDADENRTYTTLGAKFASDIGGVVAEVDLGWRHMFGDERSAFTGAFCGQEQCQFGIVSSEEQRDSALVGVSLGGKAGKVDVRVGYQALFNGQRENHAGTFRIRLPLGG